In the Prochlorococcus marinus CUG1438 genome, TTAAAGCAAAAAATTTGTTTTTTTAAAATAAACATTACATTAATGAAAAATAAAACTTTATTAGAAGAATGTAAGTGTTTACATTGCCAACAAAAATTAGAGCAAATTAATAATGCAAGATTATATTGGCACAAATTAAGTTTGAATAAGAGTTGAGCTTACTATTTCTAGCAAACTGTTCAAATATTTTTCATTATAAAATTGATTGATCTTCGATCTTTTTAGAAAAAAATAAAGTTTACCTTATCTTTTTATCTTATTGAAAAAGTTAAGAAATTACTTTTACTATTGATCTCTTTTGTAAATTATATTTTCCTTAAAAAAAGAATAATAAAAAAACATACGGGAATAAGTATGAAAACCATAGATATTTTTCTTATGAAATCTTTTTTATTTTAGAAATAAAATAGTATTAAGACACCTATTTCATCTCTTATATCGATGATTTTCTGCATAATCTATATCTACTAATTATTATATTGGAATGCGTTTAAAATTAAAAGAGCTTGCTAGTATCCCACCGGCAAGCTCATGACGACATAGTTAAATTCAGATTTTCTGATTTTAACCAGCTAAGCACTTCCTAAATGCTATAAACATTCTACTAAGTAAAATTACTTAGTGTGAGTATAAATGCTTATGATTTAGTGATTTTATATGAATTAAAAAATAATTTATTAATTTTTTTTCTGGCAATTAATTTTTAGGCAAAACTGTCACTATATTGACTCTTGAGTAATTACCAAAAAAGAATTTTATAGATTTTAATTTACATTTGTTAATATTTATGTTACTTTAGTTAACAATTATATTTAGGAAATGTCAAACTCAGGCGTTACAAATGAATCAGGCGGAAGACAAAATATGTTCCCTTCTGAAACCAGGCCTTACATAGATAAATCGGTATCATACGATGGATATCCTCAAAATGCAGAAAAAGTTAATGGCAGATGGGCTATGGTTGGCTTTATTGCATTATTAGGTGCTTACATAACTACAGGACAAATTATTCCAGGAATTTTCTAATTTATTTTTGAGAAACAAAAAAACCAAATAAATGTAATTGCATTAAGGCTAAATATTACCCCAAGAAATATGTAAGCAAATTTTTTGCCTATAAATGCGGTATCAGGTTCAAGCTTAACTCTCATGAAAACCTCAAATTGTCTTAAATACGATAACACTATCCATAAAATAAATTTTCTTATTACAGAAGAAAAAGAATTAATCTAAACTTTTTTTAAATTATCTTAATCAAATGATCCTCTGATAAAAAAGATTTTAACTTTTAATCTAATATTCTCTTCTAAAACCATTTCTAGTTTGAGTTATTCTTGCACTGATGTATGTTAGTAGAATTACCCAAAAAACAATTTCTAATCCCAAATTAGACATGAACTTTATACCTTATTAATAGAATATTTTAATTTTA is a window encoding:
- a CDS encoding high light inducible protein, which codes for MSNSGVTNESGGRQNMFPSETRPYIDKSVSYDGYPQNAEKVNGRWAMVGFIALLGAYITTGQIIPGIF